Below is a genomic region from Campylobacter concisus ATCC 51562.
ATAAAGTACCCAACAAAAAGGGCAAATATAATGCCACCAAGTGGTAGCATAATGTTTGAGCTAATATAATCAAGCAAATCAAAAAAGCTCTTACCAAAAAATGTAAGTGCTTCTTTAAAATCGCCAATACCGCTTAACGCACATAAAATCCCTAAAACATAAACTACAGCACCGACAATAATAATTGATCTATTTCTACTAAATCCCAAACTTTTATTTAAGAAAAATATAAATGGCTCGACTAGCGAAATAACCGATGTTATACCAGCAAAAAATAAAGATGTAAAAAATGCAAAAGCCAAGAAATTTCCAAGCAAACCAAGTTTTGCAAAAAGCGTTGGAAGCGAGATAAATGCTAACCCTGCACCCTTTGATGGCTCTGAGCCAAATTCATAGGTGAATGTAAAAACTATAAGCCCTATAATTACGCTAATGATTATATTTGCAAAGACTACATAAAGTGATGAAGTGAATAAATTTGTATCATTGCCTAGGCTTGATGAGTAAGTTAAAATGCAACCAATACCAATACACATCGTAAAAAAAGCTAACCCAAGAGCATTTAAGATAGCGCCTTGATCTATCTTTGAAAAATCAGGCACAAGTAAAAATTTAGCCGCCTCATCAAATCCATTCATGCCAAAAGAGTAGCCAAGCATAAGCAAAAGTAAAATAAAAAGTGCTGGAATAAGAAATACATTTATACGCTCTATTCCACTTTTTATACCTTTTGTAAGTATAAAAAAGTAGGCAAAAAAAGCGATGCTAAAATATAAAATTTGCTCCTCTATGCCCTTTGAAGTAAAATTTACAAAAAGCGCTTCTGAGCTTGCCATATCTTTTGGAAGCTCACCAAGACTTAAGATAACGTATTTTAAAACCCAGCCGATAATGAGCGTATAAAAAGAGGCAATGAATAACCCTGTCACCATCACAATACCAGCAAATTTCCAAGAATTTGACCCTTTTGTAGCTAGGCTTTTAAACGCTCCAACCGTATCAAGGCGTGAAATTTTACCCATTGCCATCTCAGCAAAAAATATACTAAGTCCAACAACAAAAGCAAAAAATAGATATATAAGAATAAATGCTGAACCGCCGTTACTACCGACCATATATGGAAATTTCCATGCATTACCAAGGCCAATAGCCGCTCCAATGATAGAAAGAACAAAACCAACTTTACTAAATCTATCCATCATTTACCTGCTATTTGATAGATCATGATGGCACAAATTGCAACTGGAACGATGTATCTTAGAGTGAAGTACCAAATTTCAAAAAATGCTTTTCCCATAAATTCGCCAAAGAGTAGATATAAGCTCTCTTTTTTAAGTTTATAGCCAACAAAAAAACTAAAAATTATGGCACCTATTGGCATCATTATATTTGAAGTAAGAAAATCAAGTGCATCAAAGACTGGCTTGCCAAAAATACTAAAGATATTAGCCGTCTGCGCATAATATGAGAAAATACAAAAAAGGCCTAAAATATAGACAAAAATTCCAATATAAACAAGAGCCATTTTGCGTGAAATTTCAAATTTTCTAACCAAATAATAAGCAAATGGTTCTATCATCGAAACAGCACTTGTAACACCAGCAAATAAAAGCGAAACAAAAAATGCGATAGCCATGACATTGCCAACTATCCCAAGTTTTGCAAAGAGCGTAACAAGTGAGATAAAAATAAGCCCTGGACCACTTGCCGTGCTATCAGCTCCATAAGCAAATATAAATGTAAAGACCACAAGTCCCATCATAATGCCTATTAATATGTTTATAAAGATGATAGAAAGCGTTGATTTTATAAGATTTGTCTGCTCTGGTAAATTTGCAGCGTATGTCGGTATGACGCCAACACCCATAGATAGCGAGAAGAACGCGAGTCCAAGAGCTTGCAAAACAACATCTGGCGTGATCGCGCTAAAATTTGGTACAAATAAAAATTTAGCCGCCTTAACAAAGCCATCACCCATGCTAATTGCATAAAAAAGTATACAAACAAGCAGTATAAAAAGACTCGGCATCATCCAGATATTTAGCTTTTCAATGCCACTTTTCACACCTTTTGAAACAGCAAAAAATACCATTAAAAAAACCAAGCTAAAACAAACAATAGCACTACTTAAATCATTTGATAAAAGCGTATTAAACTGCGCTGCTGCTTCTTTAGTATCAGCCAAAAGTGGCGAAAAGCCAAGATAAATATACTTTAATATCCAGCCAATGACAACCATATAAAACGAAGCAATAAGTATCGCTCCTATCATAAAAAAGCCTGAAAGGGACCATATTTTTTTATGTTTTGGAGCAAGTTTATAAATGGAGCTTACAACGTCACTCTCACCAAGCTTACCAATGCTAAGCTCCGCTAAAAACGCTACAAAAGCGATAGCAAACGTGAGAAGCAAATATAAAACTATAAATGCTGAACCGCCATTGTTTCCCACCATTGTTGGAAATTTCCATGCATTACCAAGTCCAACAGCCGATCCTGCCATCGCAAGAACAAAGCCTATTTTTGAAAATTTTTCATTTATCATTGATTACCTGAGATTAAGAATAAATTAATTTTTTCAAAGATAACATAAAAAAACTTTTATTTTTCTAAGCTAAGAATTTTTTATGGGCAATTTAAATTTTTAGTGTTTTTATTTGAAACAAAGTTTTGTTTTTGTAATATTACGGCTCATAAAGTTTAAGTAGGGGACAGATCCGAAAGAGCTTTAAAATTTTAAAGGAGCAACGATGAAAAAGATCGTGTTTTTAATTCTTGGTCTTGCTGCATTCGCATTTGGCGCTGACGGCGAGATGATTAGATCATATTCAGTTATCGCTGGTGGTATTGGCCTTGGCCTTGCAGCCCTTGGTGGCGCTATTGGTATGGGCAATACAGCTGCTGCGACTATCAGTGGAACAGCTAGAAACCCAGGTGTTGGTAGCAAACTTATGACTACAATGTTTATCGCTCTTGCGATGATTGAAGCACAAGTTATCTACGCACTTGTTATTACACTTATCGTTCTTTACGCAAACCCAATGCTTGGCTAAGCGTAAAGCTTAAATTTAGCCCCTCTTTGGGGCTTTTACTCTTTTTGCGATCATGGTGGAATTGGTAGACACGCTATCTTGAGGGGGTAGTGCCGCTAGGTGTGCGAGTTCGAGTCTCGCTGATCGCACCATCTAATCTTACACTTCAAAATCCAAAATCTTACAAAATTTAAAAAGGGGAATTTATGCTAGATAAAAAACGTGCTTTAAAACAGCTACAAAATGAAGCAGATGATACCGCTATCTATACGTTACTTGAAGCTAGTGAAAAAAATGAAGAAAATAAAAAAATACTTCGTAAATTAATCACTGAAGAAAAACGACACTATGCTTTTTGCCAAAAGATAACAGGTGAGAGTAGAACTGCAAATTTATTCAAAGTTATCTTCTATACGATACTCGTTAAAATTTTTGGAACCTCTTTTACTTTAAAATTTATGGAGTCACGCGAAGAAGACGCAGAGCAATTTTATCTTGGTATCGTTGATGAGTATCCTGAGGCTAGAGATATTTATGACGAAGAAGTAAATCATGAAAACAATTTAATCTCTATGCTAAAAGATACAAAACTAGTCAATGCCGGTGGTATTGTTCTTGGTATGAATGACGCATTAGTTGAGCTAACTGGTACGCTAAGTGGCATCGCTCTAGCTTTTTCAAATACAAAATCAGTTGGTGCGACAGGTCTTATCATGGGCATTGCAGCTGCTCTTTCCATGGCTGGCTCAGCATATCTTGAGTCAAAAGAAAATCCAAGTGACGAGATCAAGCCGCTTACCTATTCGCTCTATACAGGCGGTTCGTACATCATAACAACGGCGTTTTTGATACTTCCATTTTTTATTTTTTCAAGCAGTCTTTACGCTGTTTTGTCGATGTTTTTCTTTGCGCTAGTTGCCATCATCACTTACAACTTTTACATAAGCGTGGCAAAAGAGCTTAAATTTTTGCCAAGAGTGGTTGAAATGTGTGTGATAACTTTTGGTGTTGCGATCATTTCATTTGGCATTGGCTTTTTAGTTAAGCACTATTTTGGTCTAGATATTTAATCCAAAATTTCATACCAAGTGTAGCTATCGTTTCCAAAATTCCCACTAAATAGTGGCTTTAAATTTAGATCAAGGCTCAAGCTTTTACCATCCTTAAAATTTGAGCTTTGATAGATAAGTAGCCATTTTACGTTTGATAGCTTGCCATCTTTTGCAAGTTTTAAAAACTCACCAGCACCTTCAAACATACTAAGTCCTTTTAAGCTAAGCTTTTTTTGAATACCAACTTTGCGCCCTGGCACGCTAAAAAGCGGTATCGTCTTATCAAATTTATCACTTCTTGAGTAGATTATGACATCTGGATTTTTGCCGCCGCTTACTAGCCTGCTATCAAGCCTTGGGCGATCAACTCGCACTGTATTGCCGCCGATTATTAGTGTATCTATGATGCTTCTTAGTTTATGGACGTGCGTGCGGCTAAGCTCATTTGTGATGATGCCACCACTTGCTACGCCATTTTTACTAATTGCGATTTTTAAAAAGCTAAAGCCACCATTTTGATATGCCAAAAATGGCTCAAGAAGCTTATCACAGCGCTCTTTTAAAATGCCAAATTTAACTTTCACACCAGCGATTTGAAGTAAATTTCCACCGCCACTTGCTATTTTATTTTCATCATGGCTGCCAATTATGACCTCACTAAAGCCAAGCTCTTTTAGTAAATTTGCACAAGGTGGCGTTTTGCCATGATGCGAGCAAGGCTCAAGAGTGACGTAAGCTTTTGCATTTTTTAGTAAATTTGAGTGATTTTTTAGTATAAATTCATAGGTAAATTTTGGCTCCAAAAGGTCGAATTCGCCCTCTTTTATATTAGAGCTAAATTTATCGTTATACGCTTTTATAAAATCATCTTTAAATTTTTCACTTTTTTTGCAAAGCGCAAAGAGTATCGCCGTTGGCTCAGCATGCAAATATCCAGCCTTTTCATGAGCCTTGCAAGATAAAATTTGACCATTTTTATCAAGAATAAGGCATCCAACAGCTGGATTTGGGTAGGTCAGGATCTGAAATTTCCAAGCCTCACTTAAAGCAAGATCCATGTAAAATTCTTCATTCATCCGAGCCTCTTAAACAAAAACACACTAGCAAGTGCCGGTGTGTTTTTTATAAATTTACGATAAGCCGTCGATCTTACCGTTGGCATCTATCCTCATATTTACTGCAGCTGGCACTTTTGGAAGTCCTGGCATCAGCATGATCTTACCGCAAACCGCGACGATAAAACCAGCCCCGGTTCTAATATCAAGGTCTTTTACGCTGAATGTAAAGCCCTTTGCTCTACCCAAAAGCTTCGCATCGTCGCTAAATGAATACTGAGTTTTTGCGATACAAACTGGCAAATGGCTCAAATTTAGCTCTTTTATCATCTCAATCTTTTTAAGAGCAGCTTCTTCAAAGACAACCTCACAAGCTCCATAAATTTCCTTAGCGACCTTTTCTATTTTAGTTTTCGTATCGTCACTCATCTCGTATGTAAAATTTATCTTGCTTGGCTTGTCGCACGCTTTTAAAACTAGCTCGGCAAGCTCAATCGCGCCTTTGCCACCTTTTAAGAAATTCTCACAAACTGCCACTTCTACGCCAAGCTCACGGCAGTACTCTTTTACGAAATTTATCTCTTCATCGGTGTCAAAGCCGAATTTATTAAGCGCCACAACTACGTTTTGTTCGAATTTACCTTTTAAATTTTCAATATGCCCGCCAAGGTTTTCGATACCTTTTTTAAGAGCGTTCATATCTGGTTTTGTAATCTCATCTTTATTTGCTTCGCCATTATATTTTAGCGATCTGATCGTACTTACAAGTACCACAGCGCTTGGCCTAATATCAGCAACCCTGCATTTTATATCTAAAAATTTCTCCGCACCAAGCTCAGAGCCAAAGCCAGCTTCAGTGATGACGTAGTCAGCTAAATTTAGAGCTGTTTTTGTTGCGATGACTGAGTTGCAGCCGTGCGCGATGTTTGCAAATGGACCACCATGCACGAGCGTAGGTGTGTGCTCAAGCGTTTGAAATAAATTTGGCTTGATCGCGTCTTTTAAAAGTATACAAACAGCGTCTTGACAGCCTAGATCACGCACGTAGATAGGCTTTTTATCGCTATCGTAGGCAACCATGATATTTGCCACGCGCTCTTTTAGATCTGATAAGCTCGTAGCTAAACAAAGTACAGCCATGATCTCGCTTGCTGCAGTGATGTTAAAGCCATCTTCTCTTGGCACGCCATCCGTTCTACCGCCCTGACCCACAGTGATAAATCTAAGCGCGCGGTCGTTCATATCCATACAGCGCTTCCATAAAGTTTTCTCTATTTTTAGTGGGTTTTCTTGATAGAGGCTATTGTCTATCATCGCCGAGATAAGGTTATTTGCTGATGTTATCGCGTGAAAATCTCCAGTGAAGTGTAAATTTAGATCCTCCATCGGTGCAAGCTGTGAGTAGCCGCCACCTGCTGCTCCACCCTTTATGCCAAAAACTGGCCCCAAAGATGGCTCACGAAGTGCTAGGCAAACCTTTTTATTAAGCGAATTTAGTGCGTCGGCTAGACCGATAGACATAGTCGTTTTGCCCTCACCGTATGGGGTTGGATTAGTCGCAGTAACCAAGATAAGCTTTGAGTTTGATGGCTCAAGCCTTGGAGAAATTTTAGCCTTATATTTGCCATAAAGTTCAAGCTCGTCTTCGCCTAAACCTAGTCTTGCGGCAACTTTACTAATGTGTTCTAGTTTTGTTTGATGAGTTATCTCGATGTCGCTTAGCATTTACCACTCCAAATATGTTTTTGCTTTTTTTATCTCACTGATGTTGATCTCAAAAATTCCCTCTTCGTTTTCTACTGCGATGCTCTCTTCGTCCGCTTTTACAAGCCTTCCAGCAAATTTTTCAGCCTCTGTTTGAACTTTTACAAGCTCGCCAACGCTCGCTTTAAAATGAGATGGCTTACTAAGCTTTCTCTCAAGGCCAGGTGAGCTAACTTCGAGGTTATAATCCCCGCTAACTGGCGGTGTCACGTCAAAAATAGGCGAGAGCAATCGACTCACTTTTTCACAGTCGTCAAGGCTCACTCCGCCATTTTTCGTGATATAAACTCTAAAAATAGCCTTACCATTTTCATTTGCGATCTCGCTGTCGTAAAGCTCTACACCGCATTCGCGTACTAGTTTGTCTAAATTATCCATTTTTGTTTAAATCCTTTGAAATTTTATCAAACAACTTATCCATATGGTTTTGATACTCTAATCTATCGTCAAATTTAAAGTGAAAATTTGGGCATCTATACCAGCCCTCAGCCGCCATGCAGTGGTTTTGCAAATGCCTACAAACTCGCTTTAAATGTCCCAAAATATACTCTTGTTCACGCTCATCAAAAGCCATCTTATCAAGATAAACAAAGGCGTCGTATCTGCCCTTTTTACACTCGACATCAGTGACACAAAGCCCCTTTAAAATACTATCTTCAAGAGTAGCTAAAGCCTCTGGGATGAGCTCTTTTAGCACACTCTCTGTTCTCATACGCTTTATCTCGTTAGCGTTCATAGAGTAGCTTTCTCCTTGACTTCTTTGAAGCTTTCGATATAGTCATTTTCTCTAATATCGTTGAAATTTTCGATACCAACGCCACATTCATAACCTTTAGCAACCTCTTTGACGTCATCTTTGAAGCGTTTTAATGAGCTTACTAAGCCCTCATAAACGACCACGCCTTCTCTAATAAGGCGAATTTTTGCTCCTCTGTTTATCGTTCCCTCAGTGACAATACATCCAGCGATAGCACCAACTTTTGGCACATGGATCACTTGGCGAACCTGAGCTTGACCAAGCTGCTCTTCTCTGATGATTGGTGACATTAGTCCACCTAAAATCGCCTTCACGTCGTCGATTAGATTATAAATAACGTTGTAAGTTTTAATCTCAACGCCGCTCTCTTTTGCCTTTTCTTTTATCTCGCCAGTTGGTCTTATGTTAAAACCAAGGATTATACAGTCTTCGCTCGCACTAGCAAGTGCCACGTCGCTTTGTGTGATGCCGCCAACACCAGAGTGGATGACATTTACTCTGATCTCATCATTTGCTAGTTTTTCTAGGCTTGCTTTTAGCGCTTCAAGTGAACCACCAACATCAGCTTTGATAATGACTGGAAGCGTCTTTAACTCACCCTCAGCGATCTTAGCACTAAGCTCGTCAATACTAACTTTCGTGCTCTTACTAAGCTCTTTTTGGCGGATATATTCAGCCTTTTTCTGCGCGTATTCACGAGCCTCTTTATCAGTTTTTACGCCTATTAGCGTCTCGCCTGCCTCTGCTATCTCGCTAAGACCTACTATCACACCGCATTCGCCTGGTTTTATATCTTGCAAAGGCTTACCTTGGTCATTAAGCAAGCTTCTTATCTTTCCATATGCAACACCAGCTACGACAGTATCTCCAACATGAAGCGTACCATTTTCAACGATGATAGTAGCTACTGGACCACGACCTTTTTGAAGTGAGCTCTCGATAACAGTTGCTTTTGCGTTTGCCTTTGGATTTGCTTTTAGTTCTAAAAGCTCAGCTTGTAAAAGCACGATCTCTAAAAGATCATCTATACCCATGCCTGTTTTTGCAGAGATTGGCACAAATTCATACTTTCCGCCCCACTCTGTTGGCATGATATCAAGCTCAGCAAGACCAGTCTTTACCAGGTCAGGATTTGCTGACTCTTTATCCATTTTGTTTATAGCGATGATTATCGGTACGCCTGCGGCTTTTGCGTGGCTGACCGCCTCTTTTGTTTGTGGTTTTACGCCATCATCTGCTGCAACTACGATGATAACTATGTCAGTCACGCCAGCGCCTCTTGCACGCATAGCAGTAAACGCTTCGTGACCTGGAGTGTCGATAAATGTGATATTTTTGCCGTTTTTATTTACCATATAAGCACCAACATGCTGAGTGATACCACCAGCCTCTCCTGCTGCTACACGTGATTTTCTTATGTAATCAAGCAATGAAGTTTTACCATGATCAACGTGGCCCATGATGGTTATGACTGGTGCTCTTGGCTGGAGATTTTCATCGTCTTTTATCTCTTCCTCATAGGCTGCTACGTAGTCAAATTCTTTTTGATCATCGATGATATTAACCTCTACATTAAACTCATCAGCTAAAATTTCTATTGCATCTTCATCCAAAAAGTCATTCTTTGTTGTCATCATACCAAGCATGAAAAGCTTACCAATAATCTCACTTGGCTGCTTATTTAGCTTTTCAGCAAATTCATAAACACGAATTTCTTTTGGAATATTTATAGATGTCACAGCTTCATTGTTTTGTTTATTTTCAGGCTTTTTGTGTTTTTTTCTAGCTCTTCTTTGAATGCCGCCTTCGCCAAATGAATTTATCGTATTGTTGACCGTAGTTCTCATAACATTTGGCTGTTTTGTCTTTTGAGCTGGTGCTGGTGTTGGGGTTTTAAAACTAAAATCAGGAAGAACAACTACATCTTCATCTTCTAACACGATATCACCAAAGTCACTTCCGCCAAGTAGGTCCATCTTCTGAGTACTATCTTTTTTACTTGCAACAACTACTTTTTTATCTTTTTTCTTTTTCTTAGCTAAATTTTCATCATTTGCTGAAAACATACTTTTAAAATCGCTTATATTAGCTATGCTTGGTTCAGGCTTTTTCTCTTCTTTTGTAGCAATTGGCGCTTCATAATCTTTTTTCTTTTTTACTATCACAAGGCCACGTCTTTTTTGAGTCACATCGGCCAAGCTCTCTTTTGGTCTTGGAGCTTCGACTTGTTTTTGCTCTACTTTGATTTCTTCTTTTTTAGGCTCAATTTTTTGTTTTTCTTCTAAAATTTGTGCCTCTTTCTTAGGCTCAGCTTTTACCGACTTTGACTCAGTTTTAGTAGTAGCTTTTTTAGGTTCACTCTTTTGCTTTTCTTCTTTTTTTACTGACTCTTTTTCTACTTCTTTTTTAGACTCTTTTTTTGGTTTAGGTTCACTCTTTTTCTTTTTAAATTTATCTGGTATCACGCCAGTTTGAACATATTCATATATAGCTTCGGCCTCTTCAAGGCTAACTGCATTTGAGTGAGTTTTGACTTTTAATCCTAACTCTTGAGCTTTTTCTACTATCTCTTTACTTGGATAGCCAAGCTCGTTTGCGATCTCTGAAATCCTAACATTGCTCATTTAAGAGTATCTCCTTTAACTTCGGTGCATCACAAATAAAAGCACCTTTAGTTTGTTTATCAATTATTTTTTTTAAAATTTTTATATCTTTTTGTATACATTTGTCGCACAGATAAAAGCTACGACCATTTCCTTTGCCATGCTCTAAATTTTTACCTACCAAGCGGTATCTTTTTAGCAAGTTCTGAGAAATTTTAATTTTACAAGCGACACATGTCCTTACAGGATTATTTTTGTTCATTATATCTTTTTAAACTTGTTTTTAGCTTTGCGTAATTTCGTATCCATCGTTATCAAATGAAAAAACCTCAACCCTAAAATCACTAAATTTACTCTTTAAAATATCTTGTAAATTTTTAGCATCATCTTTGTAAGCGATGTTTAAAAAGCTTGAGCCTGAGCCTGAAAGCGTGCTCATTAAAGCACCATTTTCATAAGCTACTTTTCTAACTTCAAAAAGCTCTTCTAAAGCGTGCATTCTACGCTCTTCATGCATCAAATCTTTGCTTGCTATTTTTAAAAGATCATACTTTTTTTCATAAAAACAAGATGTTAAAAAAGCAGCATGAGATAAGTTATTTACGCATTCTTTCATCGAATAGTTCTTTGGTAAAATTTGTCTTGACGAGGATGTACTCATTGGTTTATTTGGAATGACAACTACTGCTTTTATCTCATCGCTTAAACTTATTTTATTTGCGTAAACATTGCCATTTTTTACGATCGCGCTGATAAATCCACCGTGAACTGCTGGCGAGATATTATCAGGATGGGTTTCATAGATGATAGCTTTATTTAAAACTGTTTCTTTACTTGCCTTAAAGCCAGCCATTTCGTACGCTGAAGCAATGGCTCCAACGATAACAGCGGAGCTACTGCCAAGTCCCCTTGAAAATGGGATATTATTTTCAAAAACGACTCTAAAATTTTCATTTTTACCAGTTAGCTCAAAAAAAATTTCATTAAAAATGCTTAAGAATATATTATTTCTCTTTAAATTTATACTTCCACTGCCTTCGCCGTTTATCGATACTGAGCTAAATTTTGCTGGCTCGATTTTCACGCTATTAAAAAGCTTCAGACTAAGCCCCAAAGCATCGAAACCAGGACCCAAATTTGCACTTGTTGCAGGGACTAAGATATTCAAAATTTCTCCTAAACTGCTTGGATGATATAATCTGGTAGTGTATCTGAATTTAGTTTTAATTCATCTAAATTTAAAGGCAAACTAAATCCTACTGGCCCTACTTTTTCAAGTGAAATTTCGCCATCTTTTAAAACAAAGCTTAAATTTTTATTTGCTCTGATCGCTTGGCTGCCATTTAAGCTAAAGCCGCTAACCGCATAAAATTCGCAACCCTTTGCTAAAGAGAAAGTCTTTAAGATGACATAGGCCACCTTTAGCCCCATAAAGCTTCCTGGCGTATTTGCATAGATAATTTTTGTGATATTAAATTTAGAGGATAAATTTTCTAAGATTTTTATCAAAGCTTCACTGATATGTTCATCAGTCGTAATTTCATCAAATTTTACGCCATCTTTATATACTCCAACTAAAAGCGGAGTAGATAAAGAGACAACTAAAATTTCAATATTTTCTATGCAAATACCTTTTGATACTCTTTTAGAAGTTCACCATTTAGAGTTGCGATCTCGTAGTTTTTCTCATCGGACATCAAAGCAAGAGTTAATTTGTGATTTAGATCGTGGCTTCCAGCAAATGCTGTATAATCGCCCAACAAAGGTGCTCCAAGCAAGCTTAAATCGCCAATCGCATCTAAAATTTTATGCCTTACAAACTCATTTTCAAATCTCAAACCCTCTGGATTTAGGATATGCGTATCATCGATTGCCACGGCATTATCAAGCGATGCACCAAGGGCTAGATTTTGAGCTTGCAAACGTTGTAAATCTTTCAAAAATCCAAAAGTTCTAGCACGAGCTATATTTTTTATAAACGAGCTTTTACTAAAATCAAAAACATATCTTTGTTCACCAATAACTGGATGATCAAATTTTATCGTATAGTCAAATTTTGGACTTCTTGAAGGTGAAGTTCGTACAAATTTAGAACCCTCAATGACTTCAACTTCACGGCGGACAAGAATTACTTTTTTGCCAGCATCAAGATATCTTATGCCAGCCTCATCAAGTAGCATACAAAAGCTTATCGCACTGCCATCCATCACTGGAATTTCATTTGCATCAACAGAGATTCTAATATTATCAATACCATAACCATTTATGGCTGACATCAGGTGTTCGATCGTACTAATAAAGCCCTTTTCGTTACCAACAACGGTTGCCATCTGCGTATTTATAACATTTTTAGGTTCAGCTTTAAAACTAATACCAAGATCTTCGCGGTGCAAAATAATACCAGAATTTGCATCAAGAGGTTCTAGTATAAGTCTTATCGGCTCACCTTTATGAAGCCCTATACCAACGGTCTCAACGCGTCTTGCGATAGTAGTTTGTTTCAAGAATTTTCCTTATATTTTTAATCCGCTTATGATAGCACTAAAAAATCAATTTTGCAAATTTTTTAGTTCTTGTCTATCATCGCTTTTGCAGCATCTAAGACACTTGTGATATTGTCTTTTATCCACTTTTTATCCATCCATTGTTGAGGTCTTACCTCTTCGCCTTGGACTAAAATTCCAAAGTGAAGGTGATCACCAAGTGCAAGACCACTAGTTCCAGTAGTGCCTATCTGATCGCCAGCTGCCACCATATCGCCCTCTTTTACTCTAGTGCTTGAGCAGTGTCCATAAAGCGAATAAAGCCCAAATCCATGATCGATCACAATATTTAATCCATA
It encodes:
- a CDS encoding sodium-dependent transporter; the encoded protein is MMDRFSKVGFVLSIIGAAIGLGNAWKFPYMVGSNGGSAFILIYLFFAFVVGLSIFFAEMAMGKISRLDTVGAFKSLATKGSNSWKFAGIVMVTGLFIASFYTLIIGWVLKYVILSLGELPKDMASSEALFVNFTSKGIEEQILYFSIAFFAYFFILTKGIKSGIERINVFLIPALFILLLLMLGYSFGMNGFDEAAKFLLVPDFSKIDQGAILNALGLAFFTMCIGIGCILTYSSSLGNDTNLFTSSLYVVFANIIISVIIGLIVFTFTYEFGSEPSKGAGLAFISLPTLFAKLGLLGNFLAFAFFTSLFFAGITSVISLVEPFIFFLNKSLGFSRNRSIIIVGAVVYVLGILCALSGIGDFKEALTFFGKSFFDLLDYISSNIMLPLGGIIFALFVGYFMKFELLKELFLPYMGKVVFKIWYFLIRFVAPVLVFVVLVREIA
- a CDS encoding sodium-dependent transporter; protein product: MINEKFSKIGFVLAMAGSAVGLGNAWKFPTMVGNNGGSAFIVLYLLLTFAIAFVAFLAELSIGKLGESDVVSSIYKLAPKHKKIWSLSGFFMIGAILIASFYMVVIGWILKYIYLGFSPLLADTKEAAAQFNTLLSNDLSSAIVCFSLVFLMVFFAVSKGVKSGIEKLNIWMMPSLFILLVCILFYAISMGDGFVKAAKFLFVPNFSAITPDVVLQALGLAFFSLSMGVGVIPTYAANLPEQTNLIKSTLSIIFINILIGIMMGLVVFTFIFAYGADSTASGPGLIFISLVTLFAKLGIVGNVMAIAFFVSLLFAGVTSAVSMIEPFAYYLVRKFEISRKMALVYIGIFVYILGLFCIFSYYAQTANIFSIFGKPVFDALDFLTSNIMMPIGAIIFSFFVGYKLKKESLYLLFGEFMGKAFFEIWYFTLRYIVPVAICAIMIYQIAGK
- a CDS encoding F0F1 ATP synthase subunit C, with product MKKIVFLILGLAAFAFGADGEMIRSYSVIAGGIGLGLAALGGAIGMGNTAAATISGTARNPGVGSKLMTTMFIALAMIEAQVIYALVITLIVLYANPMLG
- a CDS encoding VIT1/CCC1 transporter family protein, producing the protein MLDKKRALKQLQNEADDTAIYTLLEASEKNEENKKILRKLITEEKRHYAFCQKITGESRTANLFKVIFYTILVKIFGTSFTLKFMESREEDAEQFYLGIVDEYPEARDIYDEEVNHENNLISMLKDTKLVNAGGIVLGMNDALVELTGTLSGIALAFSNTKSVGATGLIMGIAAALSMAGSAYLESKENPSDEIKPLTYSLYTGGSYIITTAFLILPFFIFSSSLYAVLSMFFFALVAIITYNFYISVAKELKFLPRVVEMCVITFGVAIISFGIGFLVKHYFGLDI
- the ribD gene encoding bifunctional diaminohydroxyphosphoribosylaminopyrimidine deaminase/5-amino-6-(5-phosphoribosylamino)uracil reductase RibD — protein: MNEEFYMDLALSEAWKFQILTYPNPAVGCLILDKNGQILSCKAHEKAGYLHAEPTAILFALCKKSEKFKDDFIKAYNDKFSSNIKEGEFDLLEPKFTYEFILKNHSNLLKNAKAYVTLEPCSHHGKTPPCANLLKELGFSEVIIGSHDENKIASGGGNLLQIAGVKVKFGILKERCDKLLEPFLAYQNGGFSFLKIAISKNGVASGGIITNELSRTHVHKLRSIIDTLIIGGNTVRVDRPRLDSRLVSGGKNPDVIIYSRSDKFDKTIPLFSVPGRKVGIQKKLSLKGLSMFEGAGEFLKLAKDGKLSNVKWLLIYQSSNFKDGKSLSLDLNLKPLFSGNFGNDSYTWYEILD
- a CDS encoding formate--tetrahydrofolate ligase, which produces MLSDIEITHQTKLEHISKVAARLGLGEDELELYGKYKAKISPRLEPSNSKLILVTATNPTPYGEGKTTMSIGLADALNSLNKKVCLALREPSLGPVFGIKGGAAGGGYSQLAPMEDLNLHFTGDFHAITSANNLISAMIDNSLYQENPLKIEKTLWKRCMDMNDRALRFITVGQGGRTDGVPREDGFNITAASEIMAVLCLATSLSDLKERVANIMVAYDSDKKPIYVRDLGCQDAVCILLKDAIKPNLFQTLEHTPTLVHGGPFANIAHGCNSVIATKTALNLADYVITEAGFGSELGAEKFLDIKCRVADIRPSAVVLVSTIRSLKYNGEANKDEITKPDMNALKKGIENLGGHIENLKGKFEQNVVVALNKFGFDTDEEINFVKEYCRELGVEVAVCENFLKGGKGAIELAELVLKACDKPSKINFTYEMSDDTKTKIEKVAKEIYGACEVVFEEAALKKIEMIKELNLSHLPVCIAKTQYSFSDDAKLLGRAKGFTFSVKDLDIRTGAGFIVAVCGKIMLMPGLPKVPAAVNMRIDANGKIDGLS
- the rimP gene encoding ribosome maturation factor RimP, translating into MDNLDKLVRECGVELYDSEIANENGKAIFRVYITKNGGVSLDDCEKVSRLLSPIFDVTPPVSGDYNLEVSSPGLERKLSKPSHFKASVGELVKVQTEAEKFAGRLVKADEESIAVENEEGIFEINISEIKKAKTYLEW
- the rbfA gene encoding 30S ribosome-binding factor RbfA, producing the protein MNANEIKRMRTESVLKELIPEALATLEDSILKGLCVTDVECKKGRYDAFVYLDKMAFDEREQEYILGHLKRVCRHLQNHCMAAEGWYRCPNFHFKFDDRLEYQNHMDKLFDKISKDLNKNG